In Patagioenas fasciata isolate bPatFas1 chromosome 2, bPatFas1.hap1, whole genome shotgun sequence, a single window of DNA contains:
- the TRIB1 gene encoding tribbles homolog 1, with translation MSRPASLLPAARCRSAPAKRLQPLHDGPAEEAPAAKCPRLADCGPPDCLSAPGSPCPPVSPAGGGAAGPSLIASYLLLPLAEREQVSRALSVSSGRELRCKVFPLKHYQDKIRPYIQLPSHRNITGVVEVILGDTKAYVFFEKDFGDMHSYVRSCKRLREEEAAGLFKQIVSAVAHCHQSAIVLGDLKLRKFVFSNEERTQLRLESLEDTHIIKGEDDALSDKHGCPAYVSPEILNTTGTYSGKSADVWSLGVMLYTLLVGRYPFHDSDPSTLFSKIRRGQFCIPDHVSPKARCLIRSLLRREPSERLTAPEILLHPWFEAVLEPGYTDQETGASDQIVPEYHGDSDDISSFFC, from the exons ATGAGCCGCCCCGCGTCCCTCCTGCCGGCCGCCCGCTGCCGCAGCGCCCCGGCCAAGCGGCTCCAGCCTCTCCACGACGGCCCCGCCGAAGAAGCACCGGCCGCCAAGTGCCCTCGCCTCGCCGATTGCGGACCCCCGGATTGCCTGAGCGCCCCCGGATCGCCTTGTCCCCCCGTGTCTCCCGCCGGCGGGGGAGCGGCGGGTCCCAGCCTGATCGCTTCGTACCTGCTGCTGCCGCTGGCCGAGCGGGAGCAGGTGTCCCGGGCGCTGAGCGTCAGCTCCGGGCGGGAGCTGCGCTGCAAG GTGTTCCCCCTCAAACACTACCAGGACAAGATCCGGCCTTACATTCAGCTGCCATCGCACAGAAACATCACTGGGGTGGTTGAAGTCATCCTCGGGGACACCAAGGCCTATGTGTTCTTTGAAAAGGACTTTGGGGACATGCACTCCTATGTGAGGAGCTGCAAGAGGCTGAGGGAAGAGGAGGCTGCTGGGCTGTTCAAGCAGATTGTCTCTGCTGTAGCTCACTGCCACCAGTCGGCCATCGTACTTGGTGACCTCAAGCTCAGGAAATTTGTCTTCTCTAATGAAGAAAG GACTCAGCTGCGGCTGGAGAGCCTGGAAGACACGCACATCATCAAAGGTGAAGACGATGCGCTCTCAGACAAGCACGGATGCCCAGCGTACGTCAGCCCTGAGATCCTAAACACAACGGGGACTTACTCTGGAAAATCGGCTGACGTGTGGAGTTTGGGAGTGATGCTCTATACCCTGCTGGTGGGACGCTATCCCTTCCATGACTCGGACCCTAGCACTCTGTTTTCCAAAATCCGGCGTGGACAGTTCTGTATTCCTGACCACGTCTCCCCCAAAGCCCGATGCCTCATCCGCAGCCTCCTGCGGCGGGAGCCCTCTGAAAGACTCACTGCTCCGGAGATCTTGCTCCACCCTTGGTTCGAGGCGGTTTTGGAGCCTGGATATACAGACCAGGAGACGGGGGCTTCGGATCAAATTGTTCCAGAATACCACGGAGACAGTGACGATATTAGTTCCTTCTTCTGCTGA